The Odocoileus virginianus isolate 20LAN1187 ecotype Illinois chromosome 27, Ovbor_1.2, whole genome shotgun sequence genome has a window encoding:
- the LOC139031422 gene encoding LOW QUALITY PROTEIN: endogenous retrovirus group PABLB member 1 Env polyprotein-like (The sequence of the model RefSeq protein was modified relative to this genomic sequence to represent the inferred CDS: inserted 2 bases in 1 codon; substituted 1 base at 1 genomic stop codon) — protein sequence MPKHRAGSRRGWYARRRRSLTARMERLQIQERNVLPTNQLHEFVERARHIAVDTINPHTSLSYLVLALACAVMNQAFPSIEGNVFLSWAHSYADFYNTSACWVCTAMPLSVVNGLPWWVLPMSQEELPAVCEFLKQYKQIHLSLNSLNITALTWCNLKPYDSRIRFNANQSIKIISAAFNQYVNSSSKGQDHPSRYFGDYYQIWDEYFWMTPEKGQLLKRVDICWEQQEHQPNFGERNLGRHLLKHMGITPNSLCECIIDVTFSVKTSTPWPGSDWLYNPGIRWVAPNGTKWICGPNVWPWLPVGWVGRCSLGFVFAPGCISHKPIKNPANLPFLRATXSRAVFYWYDYLAAVFVPSIGMVDIMAHVDALTNFTQQALLDTKKAIEALNEEQKQMRKAVLQNXMALDIITAAQGGTCAIIKVECCVYIPDLSSNVSDAVNDLQHQILSMQDSSLSFWEQVKSLFESDWWKTLLIVLVIVLCVLCCGPCFLQCIMNLVTERIMKFSHIMKK from the exons ATGCCAAAGCACCGCGCTGGCTCCCGGAGAGGCTGGTACGCCAGACGGAGACGGTCACTGACTGCTCGAATGGAGAGGCTGCAGATACAAGAGAGGAATGTTCTGCCAACAAATCAACTACATGAGTTCGTGGAACGAGCAAGACACATTGCTGTGGATACAATCAATCCACACACTTCCCTATCCTACCTGGTGCTTGCCTTAGCATGTGCTGTTATGAATCAAGCCTTTCCTAGCATtgaaggaaatgtttttctttcttgggctCATTCCTATGCTGACTTTTATAATACCTCTGCTTGTTGGGTATGCACTGCCATGCCTTTGTCAGTTGTAAATGGTTTACCATGGTGGGTTTTGCCGATGAGTCAGGAAGAATTACCTGCGgtgtgtgaatttttaaaacaatataagcAGATTCACCTTAGCCTTAATTCTCTTAATATTACAGCTTTGACCTGGTGTAATTTGAAACCTTATGATTCCCGGATTAGATTTAATGCCAACCAAAGTATTAAGATAATTTCTGCTGCCTTTAATCAGTATGTTAATTCCTCCAGTAAGGGACAAGATCACCCCAGCCGATATTTTGGGGACTATTATCAGATTTGGGATGAATACTTTTGGATGACCCCGGAAAAAGGACAATTGCTGAAACGAGTGGACATTTGCTGGGAACAACAAGAACATCAACCcaactttggagaaagaaatttagGCAGACATTTGTTAAAGCATATGGGTATTACTCCTAATTCTTTGTGTGAATGCATAATTGATGTTACTTTTTCCGTCAAAACATCCACGCCTTGGCCAGGATCTGATTGGCTTTATAACCCAGGCATCAGATGGGTTGCTCCTAACGGAACAAAATGGATTTGTGGTCCTAATGTCTGGCCATGGCTGCCTGTGGGCTGGGTAGGACGGTGCAGCCTTGGATTTGTGTTTGCTCCTGGCTGTATTAGTCATAAGCCCATCAAGAACCCTGCCAACCTTCCCTTTTTGAGAGCCAC GTCTCGAGCTGTATTTTATTGGTATGATTATTTGGCAGCAGTATTTGTTCCCTCTATTGGGATGGTCGACATAATGGCCCATGTAGATGCTTTAACTAATTTTACTCAACAAGCCTTACTAGATACAAAGAAGGCTATTGAAGCTTTaaatgaagaacagaaacaaatgagaaaagccGTTTTACAAAACTGAATGGCCCTAGACATTATTACTGCTGCTCAAGGTGGGACCTGCGCTATAATAAAAGTAGAATGTTGTGTGTATATCCCAGATTTATCTTCCAATGTGTCTGATGCTGTAAATGATCTTCAACATCAAATACTTTCTATGCAGgattcctccctttctttttggGAGCAAGTTAAATCCTTGTTTGAGAGTGACTGGTGGAAAACCCTGCTCATAGTGCTTGTTATTGTACTCTGTGTTCTTTGCTGTGGACCATGTTTTCTACAATGCATTATGAACTTAGTTACTGAAAGAATTATGAAGTTTTCCcatattatgaaaaaataa